The following DNA comes from Miscanthus floridulus cultivar M001 chromosome 5, ASM1932011v1, whole genome shotgun sequence.
caggacccaaagggataaGTTTGACGCCGTAGTCGCCGGAGTAAAATCGGTGCTCGACTGTGTCGACCTAGAGgcggctcctcagcccgacgttAGGCCACCACATTCAAACactatcatccagaggtgcaaagtggcgtgggagaatttcaagggCTTCAACCGCAACACCACTATTACCaccattactcatgcccttgcggtggttcggtcccactatccatctattgacctttaggcgataggggccggattcgtcgaagggatgggcgaggcggagacccagCATTTGGAGGATGAGATGGAGGACGCGGCGAAGAAGCTGGCTGGTGACATCGACCTGTTCGGCGAGATGGTCGGCGATGGCAAAGCTTAGTGATCTGCTCGGAGAATATTATCTGCAACATCTAGAGAGGGTGATTAGAGCGCGCAAGAGCatagaaaacatttatgtatttgcataaatgttataaagtgcatgtttatgcagcttgctggtatttgtggtgaaaaatcattgtagtatAACCCTAGTGCAagtatacgtagtataagtagtgtccgagcagttagttcattactgaactctttggccttagctagcccatagtccataacgtcgagcgcggagcctgtgcacatgtaggaggaacaggcatcaccaaggaaccacagccgaccacccataacgcagagcacgatgcccgtagcacatgtagggagagatcagagactgggtcttctccaaagagcgtagagcggaacatgtgctgctcggcggttggcgaaataacttggagataaacgtagtataagtggcatccgagcagttagttctttactgagctctcggtcttggctagcccatagtccataacgtcgagcgcggagcccatgcacgtataggaggaacaggcgtgaccaaggaaccacagccgaccacccataacacagagcacggagcccgtagcacgtgtagggagagatcagagactgggtcttctccatagagaacagaatagaatgtgtgctgctcggtggtcggcgaaacattttggagatatggagaaacatggtcggcgatttggagaaacctatTTGGTGaaaacattggagatttggagaaacatggtcggcaaTCTGGCaaaatacgttggagatttggagaaatgtggtcaACGATCTGCCAAAatacattggagatttggagaaacatggcggaGTAGTTATGGTGATCTCATACTGGAGTtcattaaggagtagcttagagatcggtgaccataagtggagattaaatcgtaatgaagaaaaaatggagacaaattatggagaccaaagctttattcatcataaagtggagagtacatatctagagcgtttcaatgatagaaatgtataaggtgctcgatgtgccatgagttgggaacatcgattccgtctatgtcacataggcgataagaccctggtcgggtaacctctttgatgacataaggcccttcccagggggaggagagcttgtgcatccctttgattTTTTGtattctatggagaacgaggtcatCGACCGCAAAAAaacaacctttgatgttgcggttgtagtatctccacaagccttctagatatttggttgTGCGGACATAGGTGATCAGGCGTTCCACCTCAGCCCTGTCGACGTCCCCTGTCtgaacagctgcggcttgcttttcatcataattttccaccctaggtgctcagaaggcaatatTCACTGGTAGTATGACTTCTGagtcatagaccaagaaatatggagacacaccagtgctgtgactagcttgagtgcatagtccctAGGTCAcaactggtagctctttgagccatctgcccggatgcttttcttctttctgatatagccgctttttgagggcatcaaggatcatgccgttagcCCTTTCAACCTGGTCGTTGGCTCTatgatgggcaacagagacgtatttgacggagatgcaccggtcttcgcagaagtcccaaaaaagatgaccagtgaatgtggttctgaggtcggtgacaatgctgttcgggagaccgaatctgtggatgatatcttcgaagagctcgactgctttctttataGTAGCCAagatgagcggtttatactcgaaccacttggagaacttgtcgatggtgatgtatatgtaccagaaaccacctggtgcaggttgaaaggcccaatcatatccaatccccagcatgcgaagggctaggaagctaggatggtctacagctcttgtgccgacacgtgtatttgcttggcgaaaaattggcatccttcacaacgtcggatgaggtcttctacatcagagatggccatgggccagtaaaaaccagctcagaaagctttgccaactAGGTTTCTTGAGGCCGTGTGGTTACCGcaagaactagagtgaatttcgagaagtagcttcactccctcaagttgtcgtccaccagcacgtaatgcttgcttcgacggaTTAGGCGTTCGATTTCAGTCTTGTCAGCTGGTACTTCGGCGTTggcgaggtacttgatgaactattccctccaatcggtgggcggcgaaggtaccgtaagtaccagctgctcggcgggtgaaacttcctgaatttccttatcttctttaatggatggcgctagaagatcttgaacgaagacccccggcGAAATCATGgcgcgagaggagcctaacttggataggtggtcagcgagctgattttgatcgcgtattcggcggcattgttggaggccggaaaatgtattcagagaacgtatcagagattatccttggtcggcgtgacGAACAAAATGCCCataccagcaccgttgatgttgagagcacTGTCAAAGTACATTACCCAGTGCTTGAGGCAAGTAGCGGTGATGGGCTCCtgaatctcggtccactcagcaacGAAATCGGCAAgcacctgagacttgatggtaggcctgcttctgaatttaatggagtaagtgccaagctcgacaacccacttgatgatgcggccgttggcctctttgttgtggagaatgccCCCAGGAGGGAACTcaatgaccacggcgatcttgtaatactcaaagtagtggcggagcttacaTGATGTGATCAGGATGGTGTATAGCAGcctttggacctgaggataatgagtcttgggctcattaagaacctcgctgatgaagtataccggacgttgcaccttataggcggtgatgtggtctcgaatcttcttcttgtccttcttcgggataccccacttcctccactgttCTAGGGCTTCTTCAATCAGGCGCCCGATGAACTCTAGCAAAGGGGCAGTgatgtcattcttgaggtagaaccactacgagtgccaccccttgttagacGTCGAGAGCCGCATGGACGGGTACTCGCCGACCCAATTGTTTCGAAGTTGGATGTCGGCGCACCCCATCGACATatgcagctcctgcctgccgcccttcttcctcttcttctagaggttgaTGGCAAAGAAATATCTCCACAAGTTGAAGTGGGGGTTGATCCCCAGGAATCTTTTGCACAGCGcgacgaacgccgccatgtgctagatcccgtTGGGATTGAGATGATGCAGCTCAATCTTATAGAAGTGCAGCAGCCCCCAGAGGAATTTGTGGGCGGGGGTCGcgagcccacgctcgtggaagtgggcgaacgacaccatgTAGCCGTCGGGTGGCGACGGTGAATCCTCATTACCGGGCAACAATCACTCCTCAGCCGAAGTCCATGTGCAGAGAAGACCGtgacggacgaggccctccatgtgttggaaggtgatgtcagaacggctccacggatccattggaggtgggggcggatggatgcgagctcaacgaCAGCGGAGATGTGCAGGTAGAAAACATAAGCATTGGCGGCGATGGCATGGCTGCGGAGGTAAAGATGCAGGCGTGCATATGAAACAcggagggctaaccctttggttttataggggcgatgggtgtgaggaaaccaaccgcccaccTAGATCTCCGTGCCTACCATGACCTGTCACCACGTCTCATTGTGGGGCATGTGCACGCAACCTATGGTTGTCCCCTCATAAAATGCGCCAGACGTTTCACCTCCCTGAACGGGCCATGACCTGTCATAGGTAAGAGGATATAGAGCTGAAAACATTCCTATGACCcgtctaggcccaggagttctaaggttggcccaccgacgggttcgacaatcgctctaggcacctttagagtgagggatggaaagggatgggcccgctagcagccagtacccaggcgcacgagcggcgcgggcatcccggcccatgttcgagtctcaaCCGGGTACGATCTAtgatttttcctcgaagaaaggtagagagccctcgggaccggtcgaacagacccgagaactatatggattgaccgctaagaatctagagtcagtcaccagctgacccaagccagGCCCCCGCGAAGGGGATgccggggccccactcggacatgcccgttagcgagctcaccaagcgcgacactcgagtcatcgaggcaagtgacgttagctcaacccctccagttgcaaaAATCGCGGATAGGGTGACGATCATAAAGACGAgacgaccctcgaccggacccccgctATGGGTggaggctcgaggaaagttggactcgcaaggagactgaaCACGCGGTCGTAGAACGACAGACCTACGTAGGTAGGGGTCGGAATTAGAaaagaccttttctgacccaccaaatatcatagctatacccccgaggggtccgaTCACGACGAAAGGGACACGTCGAGACACGCcgtgggctacaaaaagaaggccaaggcccttagagtcctcccgtctggaaaaagcctccaaaggagtattctactcctccgcaggctcggaggctactgtcgggtatcgatattagagaTACCTAAAGCAaggagttagcgcccacgctgacttcccccgGACAGAGCAAGATGTATTAacatgtctcgcccgaccccttgggtacgggctccgtctcgcccgaccccaaggacgcagtTTCCGTCTTGCCTAACCCCGAGGCTACgggggtctcgcccaaggcctcaggctccatctcgcccgacccttgggtgcgtgctctgtctcgcccgacccttgggtgcgTGCTCCATCTCGTCTGACACCCAAGggtcacgggctccgtcttgcccgacctcgaggcagcgggggtctcgcccaaggtcgtgggctccgtctcgtctgaccccgaggccacgggggtctcgcccaaggtcgtgggctccgtctcgcccgacccccaagggtcgcgggctccgtctcgcccgacggggacctATATCGTcgacaaccactctaggtccaggcgtatgggcctgggttaaAACTCTGACATCAGAGAAGAGACGAGCACGACTCGATGTAACCagaggccatgatgggccatacctcaggattcacatcaagaacagcatcgggtgtaccggtgctgttctgcctaaccctcgtacgaacgctgacagacgcgtcagttcaccacgacgtccgctggggcgggatggaacgccatgatcggcagatgacgcctgcgcatggcgctagtgacggataGGGCGCGACATGGAgtcgtccctattgacatctacaggatcggcgagACCTGCATGAAGAAGGATCCGAcgatcctggaagccttcttgtCTCTCGTTCTCCTTTTTCTTcgttgtaacccgcgctttcacttggcctataaaaggaaaagcagggcgtTACATGAAGAGGATCGGGCTAGATccgcacaagagcacgacacgagtaCACGGCTGAGcaacgatcgagctctcagcacccggtcactcctttcaccagagacttaggatcattttcctctctcgcctgtttgtaacccctactacaaactttcagtgctagtaacacgagcagcagcgacgaactagacataggaactttctgcccgaaccagtataaacctcgtatccTCTAAGCACATCATCCGAGTCAAGCGCGCAAATACAAATCTACTCATcgatggtccaaaaacaccgacacttTGCTATATTATTCACGAACGAATTCAGAGACAATGTATTGCAACGGACCAAAACAATTCTTCTGAAATTGCTAAAGAATCTCTTTGAGCACGAACCTTGAAACTTTTGTCGAGAATAAGGGGTGTTTGGATTCACCTCCTAACCTTTAGTCActgtcccatcgaatatttagacacatacataaaatattaaatatagactaattatgaaattaaatacacagattgagactattttacgagacaaattttttaagcctaattagtccataatttgacaatataatgctacagtaaacatatactaatgacagattaattagacttaataaattcatctcataGATTACTaatggattctataatttattttttattagtattcgaatgCCCCATGCGACACCCTCACGTGACACCTCCGGGTTCTCCTAAATAGTCACTGGATCCAACTCCAGATTAACTGGAAAGTCCGACACACACAAACAAGAATGTAAAGTTGTATGGTACAGCACAATTGCGATACATTCATATAAACTGCATTACTCACAGTAAACGATCTACTAGTGCCAATGGCCAATTACACTGTCTTGATATCGGAACAGGTTCTTAGAGAGTAATCACGCAACATAACAAACCAGCTCTCTGAAAAGCCTAGCAAAGAAATACAATACTTAACATTCCAATGAAACAACAAATGTTTTTCTCTCTTAGCAAGAAATCAGCATAAGGAGCAGCGGCGGCAGCCGGGCCAATCAAGTCTCAGGGTCAAAATGACCATGGCTCTGTTTCTGCAGAAAATGCCTCGACATGTGCTCCATGAAACCACAGAATTGTCCAATCAGGCCTGCATTCATTGACATAAGGATATCAGTATGCCACATGCGTACATGCCAGTCTTGGTAATGCTAAGCAGCAAAAAGGTCTGATTTATTTCAAAGATCATGGGAACGCTGATTAAACTATAATATTTTGTGCAAACAAGTGTGTGGAGTTTGGTAATGGCACATGGAAAGGAAACCAATACCTACCTTGTTTGCAATGTTGTTGGAGAGCCAGTCAAGACCCTCGTACAAACCTTCTCCTGTGGTAGCACAAGTGCTCTGGATATACCTAGAAGTCACAAAGAAATCAAATTAAAAGGGTTTTACTATGATATATAGGATTTTTTTTACTGCTAGTAAGCATATAAAAACACTTGGTCCACAAAGAATATACTAATGTACATAAAGAAAAATATTTAGTTATGAAAAGTTTAATACAGAAGAATACCAAGAGTTGTACGAAACTGACAAATCAAAATGAAAGATGCAGAGAATAAGATGGACAATGCAACCATAAAACCAGTTTAGTATGATGGTTACCAGGACAAATGGATCATGTAAGAGTCTGCCAAGTAAAACAAATCAACAATATCTTACCAGTGGCGTTGGCGCAGGGAATGGAGACCAAGCTTATCGGTGATCTCAGCAGCATTCATTGCATTTGGCAGATCTTGCTTGTTAGCAAAAACGAGCAAGACAGCATCCCTCAACTCATCCTGCCAGTGTCATGTGGATGAATGCTCAAAACTTATATCCCAAAAAAGACAGTTATTCTAAGAGTTTTATGTATGCAGCTTAATCCAAATGTCACTGGAACCAAAGCAATGAGTGCCTGAATACAGTCAAACTCATTAATCATATGGAGATCTGTCTACAGGTTTTACTAATACAGTGGTTCCAGGAAAACAAATCTTAGACATGTATTTGCTGCCTTCATACATACTTCCTGTACAACTAGCCATTACAGCTAGCCATGACCATAACTCCAGCTTAATGATAATCCAGACACCTAAATATTTCATATGTATCGACATGTTCATATGTATACTCATCTGTTACATCAGTTATATGTTCTTGCAAACTTAGATATTAACAAGCTGACTGTGAcaatctttttttaaaaaaaatcttcacAGGTAATTCTGGCAGCAAAACTTATTATTGTTTCCCATAAGTCAGACTGAGAAAATTTGATTCCATGCTGTGGTACTAAGGAATTCTCACATCGCAAACTTTAATTTAATTCATTATACACAACATGTGGCATGTTCAAAGTCACTGGTGATCCATATAGTTGCTCTAGAAGCAGTTAATAGATCAAAGCATCATTCTGAACATAGCTGCAAGAGAACGCTCCCAAATTCAAAAGTCCAAGTAAATTAAAAATGGCAGCACGTGATTGATCATGCAACAAATATATAACAAGAAACATGAACATGGTTAATATACCTCGTTCAGCATCCTGTGGAGCTCATCCCTTGCCTCAACAACACGATCTCTGTCATTGCTATCAACAACAAAGATAAGGCCTTGGGTGTTCTGGAAATAGTGCCTCCACAATGGCCTGATCTGGGGTTTGAAAAATAAAATGTTGTGAGTTAAAGGTCTCTTAAACCTGAATACAATTAGATCTATTATCAGATGTTTTGAACAATCTTTCTGATACAGCACAGAAAAAGCTAGTGCAGTGAAGTTGCATCAGTAAGGGAACTAGGAGAGAGGCTTTGTATTACCTTGTCCTGACCCCCGACGTCCCAGACAGTGAAGCTAATGTTCTTGTATTCAACAGTCTCCACATTAAACCCTTGAAATCACAAAATAGAAGGCAAAATATTAGTCAGCTTTGCTCCTACAAGAATAATGTGTTGCGGTCTTGTTCATTTCACAAAAACGTTTAATAACTTGCATCAAAGATACATGATGGATATAACATAATGATACAAACAACTGTCTAACCACATCTGCGAGCCAAGTAAAAACATGCAGCAATAAAACAAGGTGGACAGATTAGGTGCAGTGGCAAATTCGTGATTCATATAGTTGTACTGTTGTAATGCAGTGTGTATTTCTTGTAATGGTCTAATTCAAAGGGAGCTTGACAAATTGTTAGATCCATTTGCTAATGTCCTTTGTCTATTTTAAAAAGGGGAGAAATTTCACTTATTCTGACACAGATCCAAACTAACAACCATTGTTTATATTGTTGTTGATAAAAGCTATATAATTGCATTCTCAAGATATATAGAAGATCAATGTAAACTGAAAAGCATAGAATAGACTCTCACCGATTGTAGGGATGGTGGTCACGATCTCTCCGAGCTTGAGCTTGTAGAGGATGGTGGTCTTACCAGCTGCATCGAGACCAACCATAAGGATCCTCATCTCTTTCTTGGAGAAGAGCCGACTGAAGAGCTTCGTGAAGGTGAGCCCCATGTTGCCACAACTGCGGAAGCCATTGAGCAATGGTTGTCAGCATTTCGTGATCAACATTACATAGAAGGCACGGCAACCAAAACAAAACAAATGAGACTCTGAGCACAACGAAACACCAGATCAGAGAATGAGCTCTCGACTAAATGTATAGTGTCATTTTGTCTCGCTGGTATTTCATTCAACGGAATTACTTAGATCTTATGCAAACAATAAAGGCACTACTGATATCAAGATTAGAAAAATGCGATCGCTTCAGCCAAGAACAAACCACCGCCCAAAAGATCACCTACGACTCCACACCGCGCCAAGCCAACAACATCACAGACCTATACCAACACAGATCTACGAGGCAGACCATAATGCCCCTCGATTTCTCgcgaaaaaaaaaacattcctaACGATGCAACTCGAAACAACATTAGCACGCGGAACCGCGGGAGCCGAGATCCGACAGCCAATGGCCTGAACCGCTGAACGGCGACAACAATCCGAACCGCCAACACGTCACGACCAAGAGCAGCATTCTACGCGCTCACAGCAGGCTCAACAGCACAGATCTGCATCCTCTTGCTACGACAGATCTGGAACCAGCGAGATCGGGAGCGAGATCTTCGGCATTAGAACCTCCTAGCAAGCAGAATTGAAACGTGATCAGGAGAGGGAAGACAGAAGGGTCTGGCACCAACCTTCGTGGAGCTCTCGGACGCGCGCGCGATCTCGCTGCTCCCCTCTCCTCCTCGGCTCCGGACTTCGGGCGGGGCGAAGAAAAAGAGACGAGTGGTTGATGCCCGGGCCGGGGGCGCCTCTGGGCTTCAAAAAGAGGTGGGGGGAGTCAGGGTTGGTGGGGCGGAGGCTGAGCCCGGTCTACGTGAGCCCGTGGGGATGGTTCGTGCGGGTAGGCTGCGGTGCAGGTGGCACGGGTCTAGGAGAGGTGGGCGTGCGCTCCTCGTTTGAAGCTCCAACGTGCAACCGACGCTTCGCGAACTCACTTTTTTCAGAAAAAGGAAGTCTTTTTTTTCTGCCTCTCATCTGCTACAGCTGTGTATATGTTCGAAATGAATATTGTTTTATTGACACGTGGAGACGGCAACGGCACACGGAAAGGTGAAGTTGGCCAAATTTGGTGAGCTTTGCCAAAGCTCCGAATAAAACAATTTTTAGTCTGTATGGTTAAAATATAAAATTAGTTGTAATTATCACTTATTTGTTCGTTGTATACGTGTATATTTTTCTAACATTAGGTAGAACTCACAGAAGCAGAAATAATCGTGCAAACATTTTGTTGTTGGCCTAAACTTTTTATGAactctttcagcctgttcgtttggctgtggcttgtcgtaaacgatcgtaaattttcagccgaaacaatatttttctctcacacaaaccggctagcagtacttcttcacgaaccagcaacgatacgaaccagtcaaccgaacaggctaTTTGTGAATGAGTTCCGCTGACTCTAGACTGAGCTCTACTTTTCAAGTTTTTTTTAAATAGTTGTTTCTAGTATTCCATATAAGATTTCAATATATTCTCCCTCCATTTTAAATCATAAGGCGTTTGGCTTTTTAAATATATATAACTTTcgttatgtatttagatatacactaGGAGCATGTTTGGCTGCTAGTTTTGACAACAACAGCGTTTGCTGAGGCTGGTTTTGCATCTAACAAAAATATTGTTGCTACAGTGAAAATCTGCAGTTGCATGGCATATATTGTTAAaacaatgtatttagaaaaaCCGAAATGTCTTATGGTTTGAAAGGGAGAAAATGGAAAAACAAATAATTAAACATTATATTTGATATAGTTATATTCCCttaattctaaattataaaacgttttgacTTCTCTAGTGAAAAACAATGCATCTAGAAAAACTAAAAagattttataatttggaacggatagaGTATCTTCTACACATTAGGAATCAAACTCTGTAGCAATTTTCTTTAGACATAGACTAGGTCCCTGTCCCAAACAAGATGCAAGTGGTGAAATCAATCTCAAATATTTTCTATCAGAGTTTCTAAAGAAATTGAGGCCCTTTAAAACACATGAATTTTACAGAAATCGTATCAGATTTTACAAAAAATAAGTTTATTTTCACTAAAAATacacataaaacaaaaaaaaatctatcATTCAAAAAAAGAGGGGTTTCCTTGAGGTAGAGTCCACTTAGTTCAGATACCACAACGTACTTGTGAAGGTTGAGGAAAAAAAAGTAGAATGCACGTGGGCCGTGGTCACGTATCTGTCTATGTTTCTAACATTTGGTATGAGAAAAAAATAGAGCTATCTGACTACCTTAGGTTAAATCAGtacattttttttaagaaaacattTTTTGGGAGGGAGGGGAGTTGTTATATAGAGAAAAAAAAAGCAAAGGCCCTTCGAATCCTTTTTTTAAGGATGGAGAAATTTTGTAGGATTCTAATGGAAATTTTTCTATGTGACACTTTAGAACAAAGGATTTGCCATCCAAACCCTACAATATTTCTGTGGAATGGCTCAATCTATAGGAATTTTGGAGAAAATCTAACGCGACGTTCAACCTCTTAGAAACCTTCCTTTATGTCTCTCTTCTAATTCTTGTGCTTTTCTTGGGTTGTATCCAAATGCTCCATTAGAGAATATCCTATATTTTCAATTCCTGTAGAATTACAAGCGACATGCAACTCTAATCCTATATTTTTCCTATTCCTATGTTTTGGATATCTTATATTCCAAATAAGCCCTAAATGTTCTTAACAATTTGGCCTGTGagtttggaatatataaaattctCATCACATATGTTAGTGTAGGACAGGACAAGAAACGTAGAGAAACAGGGTGACAGTGACACCCAACTCCAGCAGTGTACTAAAATGTGGGCTTAGATTGTATTCAATTCCACCATTATATGCACATTATGCATTCTTAATTTATACCCAGAAAAATGAAATAACAGGACAGTTTCTCTAATATCATTCCGATTACTTCTCTTAAAAAATATACATAGGTAAGGTCACCtcaataaatatataaaaaaaacatatGCATTTTCCTCTGACCCTCTCCCTAAGCAACAATTTTCGTCTGTTGCCTCCTACTCTAATACAAACTGGCTTCACAAACAAAAACGACTGAATTGATGGTTCACAAGATCATGCTAACCAAAGTCTACACTGGATGACATCATTGGAAAGCAAATCTGGCCTTCGGCCTTGTGATGTTGTTGGCGCGGAAATGTGGTAGCCGCGCCGGGTGGACACGCAGCAAGTCAGAACGATTTGGAAATCTatctggcttcaacgcaggaccactCGATCCTGCGAATTTCCAAGggcgtgccagttaatttgacctacaattgacaaggagaaaaaaattatcagtaatttagggtggaacatgctggttttgcctagacagtt
Coding sequences within:
- the LOC136451910 gene encoding ADP-ribosylation factor 2-like yields the protein MGLTFTKLFSRLFSKKEMRILMVGLDAAGKTTILYKLKLGEIVTTIPTIGFNVETVEYKNISFTVWDVGGQDKIRPLWRHYFQNTQGLIFVVDSNDRDRVVEARDELHRMLNEDELRDAVLLVFANKQDLPNAMNAAEITDKLGLHSLRQRHWYIQSTCATTGEGLYEGLDWLSNNIANKA